The region GAACTTTGATCTTTTTACTCCCCATGAGGTAAAAATGAAATTCGGTGTCACACCGGAACATATCCCAGATTACAAAGCATTGGCAGGAGACTCATCAGATAACTATAATACAGTTCGCGGCATAGGTCCGAAAACCGCACAGAAGCTTTTGAAGATAGAGCCGACTGTAGAAAAACTGCTTGAACACCTAGATCTTGTCGATAATGAAAAATGGCGAACAATTCTTTCGGAACACAAAGAGCAAATACTTCTTTTCAAAAAAATAGCAACCATCGTACGTGATGTAGAGGTCAATCCGCCCAAGTCACAACTCGCATTTTCCGGTTTTCGTGACGACATGAAAGCAGAACTCAAAAAGCTGGAACTTTTTTCTCTGGTAACTAAGCTTTATGAAAATATTGAGTTACAGCCTGTTAAAAAGGAAGAGAAGAAGAAGAAGGAGAATAACTCCGATCAAATTGATCTGTTTTCCTGAAACATTGCAACTTCCCCGAAAATCCTGTATCTTTAATACTCCCATATGATAGCCCCTGACACTCAACAAAATCTGTTATACACCATATACTTTATCCTCATTCATAATTTTGAAGCGATTCTCTACTCTGTCGGCATTATTATTGCTTTGATCATATCTTTGTATAAGCCCTCCCGAGGTAAAATCCTGATCATGTGGGGGTTTATTATCCTTCTTTTTGCGTTTGAATATGACAAGCACATTCTGGAACCCTTGAGACAGCAAACCATCGGATCCCTCATTACCGAGCGGCAAAGCTTTCGGATTGAGCATACGATTAATTATGTAACGATGCGTGTGTTGCCGAAGGCACTTCCGTTCTTCGGCTGGATGCTCGTCATCGGCGGGATTTTTTTTGACAAAATCATCAAAGCGATACAGCAAAGATTGCATCACAATAAGAAAGATTTATAATACAACTACTATGTGCGGAATATTCGGATATATCGGAGATAAAAAAAATGCCGGGGAGCTCATCCTAAACGGCCTCAAATCGCTTGAGTATCGGGGATATGATTCCTGGGGAGTTGCCGTTAAAAAAGGCAATAATGACCTGTACATCGAAAAACACACCGGCAAGATCGGAGATGCATCCCTACCAGAGCTTTCAACCATGATCGGTATCGGTCATACCAGATGGGCAACTCACGGCGGTGTACAAAAAGCAAATGCGCACCCCCACATCAGCTGTGACAAAGAAATCGTGATTGTACACAACGGTATTGTTGAAAACTTCACGGAACTCAAGAGAGATCTTCTTAAAAAGGGACATATATTTAAATCGGAGACCGATTCAGAAGTCCTTGCTCATCAATTAGAAGAGCTTCTCAAGTCAGAATCTGACCTACAGTCTGCCGTCTACACGTTGAAGGCTATGATACGAGGTATGAATGCCGTGATTGCCTTCTTTCCTAAAAAAGGGACATTTTACATTTTTAAAAACGGCTCACCTATCGTAATCGGAAAAGGTAAGAATGAATATTTTATCGCATCCGATGCATCGGCGATAATACCCCATACAAAAGAGGTGTACTTCGTCGAAGACGGCGAAACGATCTGTTTGAAAAAAGATGAAATTACATTATTTGGCATCCATGGTAAAACAAAAAAAATAAAGTATATGAAACTGAGCTATGATGCCGAGGCAGTAACACGGGGGAAATTTGACCACTTCATGCTGAAAGAAATCTATGAACAGCCGACCGTCGTCACAAATATTGCTTCATCACAAACAGGTGCCATCAAAGAAGTAGCAAAAAGAATCCGAAAAGCGTATGGTACCTATCTGGTCGGCTGCGGAACAGCCTCATATGCCTGCCTTGCCGGAACATATCTTTTCTCAAAGATTGCCAAACGACATATTAATTTTTCCATCGGCTCAGAGTTTTCCTATTTATTGGACTTTCTGAAAGATACGTCTCTGGTAATAGCCCTTTCACAGTCAGGCGAAACAATTGATATTATTGACAGTGTCCAGAAAGCAAAAAAGAAAAAAGCAGAGCTTGTCGCTCTGACCAATGTACTCGGCTCAACGCTCTATCGCATGGCAGATTACAGCATGCTTCTATCGGCAGGTCCTGAAAAAGCAGTAGCGTCAACAAAAGCTTATACAGCAAAAATTGCATTCCTATACCTCATCGCGCATGAACTTGAGGGATCCCTACAACACGGCATATTGAACATACAAAAGGCAGTAAATGAAATTGATGGATTGCTAGACCGAAAAAATCGAATTAAAAAACTGACCGGACAAATAAAAAACCATGACCATATTTTTATTCTCGGACGCGGCGTTTCCTATGCGGCAGCACTTGAATCCGCACTTAAAATTAAGGAAGTATCCTATGTTCATGCGGAGGGTTTCGCGGCAGGAGAACTTAAACACGGTGTCATTGCTCTGATAGAAAAAGGGACACCGGTCATTCTGTTTAACCCTGAGGATGAAACGTATGAAGATAGCCTTTCTGCAGCACATGAAGTGAAAGCCCGCGGCGCGTTTGTCATCGGTGTCTCCAGCAAAAAAAGCGATGTCTATGATGAGTTTATCGAAGTTAAAAACTGTGAAGATGCGACGATTATCCCCAACGTGGTGATTGCACAACTCATGGGATATTATCTAGCTATTGCGAAAGGATTTGATCCTGACATGCCGAGAAACCTGGCAAAAAGTGTCACCGTGAAATAATTAAGGTTCCTCAAGTACCTCTTTTAGTTTGGAAAAATATTTCTTCACTTCCTTTATCAGGTTACTGTCTGCCTGTCGATCGATTAAGTATTTTGCGCTGCCGCCCATCTCATAAGTAAATATCTCTTTATCAACTTTTCCTTTTGTCAGAAGATGGATTGTTGCAATAAGATACTTACTCATTACCGTCATCCTGCCTTCTTTCTTGAAACGACGGAAGGAAAAATAAATTTTGGTTTGCGGTAACAGTTTTGCAGACACCCCTCTTTTCTTCGCCCGCTGCACAATTTCATGATCTTCGTAAACAAAAACCCCTTCATCGTACCCGCCAAGTGATGTAAAGAAATGTCTTTGGAAGACAGCACCGGGACCGTAAGTGAACGGCTTTTGGCTGAGATGGCTCATCTCTACAAATGAAGAAATTACCCTGAATAACACTTCATCGGGAGGTGTCCCGTCATGCGGCAAATGCAGGGGTAAATACAGTAAAAACTCCGAATCATGTATGTTATTAATCAGATCCTGAATAAAGTTAGAATCCAGCTTCATATCAGAGTCCAGAAAAAGCAGATAGTCACCTTTTGCCTGTTGCGCACCGAAATTTCGCTGATATGCAAGATGCCGTTTGTCAGCTTCAATAATCTGAATATTTATTTGATCAGAGAAGCGCTCGGCTTTTTCCCGTGTCTTGTCTTCCGAGTGAGCATCTACAACGATGACTTCAAAATCCTTGGAGGTCTGATCTGCAAGGTTTCGCAGTAATTTCGGAAGATAGACTTCCTCGTTCAATGCCGGGATAATAATGCTTATTGTCGGATTCATGAGTTTTATCTCTTTGCTCACCTCGTGAACAGGTATAATGATTAAGTAAGGCATATTATAACTTTTTTAGGTTAGTTGTTGGTGTGATGATGAAAAAAAACCTCTCCGGTATCGTGTTTGTCATAGCAGTACTTACTGTTGTGATATCAATCAGCATCTTCATCGTTCTCTTTTCAAGACGTGAAAGTGATCTCACAATTGATCATGAAACGACAAGAGATACAGAAACGCAGGCAAGCACTCGAACAATGAATGTAATGACGTTTAACATCAAGGGTTGTAGATTTACTGATGAGGCTTTTTATACGGCGATGTGGAATCGTATTGTTGATGAACTTATTACAAAAGTTGATGCAAATGGCAGAAGATACATTTATGTATCTCTAGCAGGGTTTGAGGAAGTGGATGATTTTTGTGGCGTTCGAAATGAGGATGCTCTAAACGGAGTAACACAAAACCCGACCGAAGATTATTATTTTATTCGATCACTTGAGCGCTATTTCGTCAAGGACAGAGATTTTTTTGTATATCAAAGAAAAATTAAAAGTGAACAAGGAGGGGATTTTAACTCATTCTCACAAATGATGTTTTCCGTTTATCCGATGGAGCTTCTTAGCCCGGAAACAAACTGGCCGTTAAGCGCAAAAATTACCATTCCTGATACTTCCCGACCTTTATACTTTCACGTTATGCACCCAAGAGGTAATTCAGCAAGCTGTAGCAGCAATACAGCATATTTAGATCGTGCTGAAACAATTTCACAAGGGAGTACCAATATTATTTATGCAGGCGATTTTAATGCCCGCTACTATTCAGGCGCCTGTAATTCCCCTCGTGTTAATGAGAATTACACCTTCTCAGTTCCTATAGATCCTCAAAATCCTGAAGCTCGCTTAGATATTATTGACTATGTTATGGCACATAAGCAATCTGATTGGGTCGTTGAATCAGCTATCATGGATCGTACTTGGGATGTGAAAAAAGATGGAATAGAAAGATATTGGTCTGACCATAACCCGGTTATTGCAACGCTGAAGTACACCGGAAGTGCGCCTGTCACAACCGAGACACCTATCACCCCGACAGCTCAAACCACTATTACCCCGACGTCAGCAACAGCAACTGCTACACCGACTACCAATCCGGGAACGAGCATCACACCTCAACCGACTTCTACTGTCACGTCAATCCCGCCAACTGCAACAGTAGTACCAACGGCTACTCTTACTTCCTCTCCAACACCCTCAAATTCTCCCTCTCCAACAGCAACTGCTACACCAACCTCAACGCCAACACCCACCGCGACACCGACATCTACACCCACACCGACTGCAACTCCGACTTTTACGCCTATCCCGACAGCGACACTAACTCCTACTCCCACCATACAACCTGTGCCGTCGGCACCGTCAGATCTCACGATCAATGACACTCCTCCCGGCTTTTCGCCCCTCACGATCCTCATGATTTCGCTCGGTCTTCTTTTCACCGGTCTTTTGCTCTAAAAGCGTGATACAATAACAATTATGGACGTTCTGAAGGTTCAAAACCTCACAAAACAATTCGGAAAATTTAAAGCAGTGGATTCAATCTCATTTACCCTAAAAAAGGGAGAAATACTGGGATTACTGGGTCCGAACGGTGCCGGAAAAACGACAACAATACAGATGCTTTTGGGCGTCCTGTCTCCTTCTTCGGGAATGATTTCCTATTTCGGCCGTGACTTTGATTCAAATAGAGAAGAAATACTTGAGAAAGTAAACTTTTCATCGACCTACACAAATTTACCCTGGAACCTCACGGTAAGGGAAAATCTGACCTATACATCGTATCTGTACAACCTTCCGAACAGGAAAGAACAGCTGTCAAAAATCGTTGAGGCGTTTCGTTTGCAAAAGCTACTGAATCAGACTTTAACCGAGCTTTCGGCCGGGCAGCTGACAAGGGTCAATCTCGCAAAAGCATTTGTGAATAATCCCACAGTCCTTTTACTTGATGAACCGACCTCAAGCCTCGATCCTGAGGTCGCCAAAATGGTTCGCGAATTCATTCTCGCAGAACGGTCAAAAAATGAATTATCAATCGTATTTACCAGTCACAATATGAGCGAAGTCGAAGAGGTTTGTGATCGAATTCTTTTCATCAACAACGGCATTATTGTCGCCGACGACACACCGGAAAATCTTATGAAATCACTTGACACCGTTCGTGTTCGGCTTGTTATGGATAAGACTTGCCTTGCTGCCCTTATGAGTTTCGGCAATCAATACCATGCCTCTATACAGAATAAAGATCGGGATTTTGTAGTCGAACTGAAGGAAAGCCAAGTCCCGGATCTCCTTTCGTATTTAGCTAATCACAAGATGAAGTATTACGAAATCAGTATTGATAAACCTGACCTTGAGGATTATTTTTTATATATTGCCGGTCAGAATAAAAACCGAGACTTATGATTTTACCTTGTCATTCCGGACTTGATCCGGAATCTATTGAATAATGAAAATACATCGAATATACGCCATACTGCTTCGTAATCTCTACCTTTTCAGAAGGAGTTATGATCGTTTGGCCGATTCATTTTACTGGATTACCCTTGATCTCCTGACATGGGGAATTACCGGTGTGTACTTCCAGTCATTCTCACCTGATTCTCAAAACATAGTGTTTATGTTGATCTCCGGTGTAGTTCTTTGGAATTTGGTCTATCGAACGCAGTCGGATATTAATGTCAGTCTACTGGAAGAACTTTGGAACAAGAACCTGATTAATCTGTTTGTGTCTCCTCTGAAGTTTAGCGAGTTTATAAGTGGCCTGGTGATCCTCGGAGTAGTAAAGGCCATGATCAGCCTGATGTTCGGGACACTTCTCGCCTGGCTGTTTTTCCATATCAGTATCCTCAGTTACTCAATACATCTCATATTCTTCTTCCTGTCTCTGGTACTCACGGGAATCTGGGTGGGATTCATGATCTCATCGGTTATCCTTCGATTCGGAACAAGAATTCAAACGCTTGCCTGGACATTTGTATGGATTGTCTCGCCTTTCTCAGCAATTTACTACCCGCTAGAAACACTTCCGCAATGGGCACAGTTCATTTCGCGTGCTCTTCCGACAAGTTATGTGTTTGAACAGGGACGTAACCTGTTGCTACACGGTCAAGTTAATTATCTGATGATCGCAATAAGTTTTGTACTGAATGCTGTCTATATTGTCGGAGCGTTTTTCTTCTTGAAATCGAGTTTCCGTAAAGTTCTCGATAAGGGACTCGTGAAAGTGTACTGATCTACATATTTGATAAGTAATTAGAGTTTGAGTACCGTTGACTGATAAAGAAACTTCATTATAATGAGGCTAATGTCACACCCAATAGAAGCCTTTCAAACCATGATTAATGAACGTAATCCCCGCTTCTTTGACCCAGTCTCCTTCGTGCAAAAAGATATTGACCGTATTTACAACCAAGAACAGGTAACAGTCGGTATGCCCATGGGTGCGGAAGTTATGTTGAATGCGCTGGCCCGTGAACATACGGTTGCCATTGTCGGTGCACAGCTCGGAGATGAGGGAAAAGGACGAATAGTTGACAATAAATTAGAGCAAATTCTTTCTATTCCCGGGATGCAGATGGCATATGTTGTCCGTTTCCAGGGAGGCTCGAATGCCGGTCATACCGTATATACTCCGGATGGTGTAAAAATTCCCCTTCATCAGGTCCCTTCGAGTATAAACGAAGACCGTGCAGTCGGTATCATGGACAGCGGTATGGTCGTCCATATGGAAGATCTAAAAACCGAAATCGAAGACGGCGAAGCGATTGTCGGAGACCTGAGGAACCGTCTCTATTTGAGTGAAGAAGCAAAACTGGTTACCGATCTGGAAAGAGCCGAAGAAGTAGTAAACCGATTTAAAAGTTCAGGTAAGTCAGGAGGAGGTACAGGACGAGGCATCAGTCCCACATATGCCAATGACCTGAGTAGGTTAGGAACTCATGTCAAAGACCTTATGGCTGACAACTGGCGGGAGGTCTACGGTGCCCGATATGACCGATATGCGAAAGAGTTCGCAGTGCACAATTACGACATTGCAACCATGCAGGTACCCGATCTTCGCGAAACAAGAGACCAGAAAAAAGCAGTAACCCGAAATCTCGGGACAATGGATGAATTTTTAGACCGGCTGGAGTCGGTCAGGAACTGGTATATCGAGCGAGATGCAAGTCAGCCTGATAAACCTTCAATGATTCAGAACACATTCATCATGCATCAGGAAATGTACAATAATCTGAATGCAGGAGTATTGTTTGAAGGAGCACAGGCTGTCGGCCTCCATCACTCAATAGGAAGACTTCCAGATGTGACATCCTCAGATACCAGTATCAACGGTATTGCCGCGGGTACGAAGCTGTGGAAAGCACAGGATGTCCGCGAAAAAATCGGTGTCATGAAACTTACCTATATGTCCAGTGTCGGAAGCGTACACATGGCAACTGACTTGATGCTGCCGAGAGGTGCCGTAGAGGATCCGACAAAACTGACTGATCCCCAGAAATACGGGTTGTGGGTTCGTGAAGAAGCACATGAGTACGGGACCACAACAGGAAGACCGCGTGATATCTGTCTTCTGGATCTTGAACTTATGAGATACAACATCCGCATGGGAGGGATCGAGATGCTTGCCGGAACACATTTGGACATTGCGTGGGAAGATATGCCAATCAAAGTCTGTACACATTATGTCGATTCTACGGGTCAACGGGTTCCGTATCAGCCTGGTGTCGAACATCAGGAGAACCTAACCCCTGTATATGTAGACCTCCCCGGATGGGACGGAGCGGCCACTCAAGCCGCACGTACATTCGATGAGCTTCCCGATAATGCAAAGAAATTCCTGGCTTTTGTTCAGGCTCAAACATCAACACCAATCACGGCCGTCACCAACGGACCGCATCGTGACCAGCTTGTCGATATACCCCGATGGGAAATTCCGCCGAAGCAATTCCGGAGCGCAGACCGAACTCTCTGAGAAGGAGCATTCTCGTTCATATCTGACAAAAATGCGGATGTTGAAGGTTATACTAAACCTCAGAATCAAGCAATAATGGGTTTGTAAATGTACAAGGATACTGATCAGAAGGAACCCCTACAAAGGTCAGGATATCAATAACAGCTACAATGTCAGAATATCTTCATAAGATTCGTGTAGAATGTTGAAATGGAATCAAAAAGTACTACATCCCAAATTGTAAGAAAGAGCTTCACGCTAATGGTCATAAGACTGGTGATATTTGAGCTGATCTTAGAGTCAATATATATCGCTTGGCGATTCGGTATCGATGGCTTCCCCATATCTCCAGAAATGAAAATATCGCTGCACAGCTATACAACAGTTGTATTCATCATTGTAACCATATCACAAATCATAATTTTACTTAGAATTGTCTTACAGTGGATGAACGAAAGCTATGAACTGAAGAATAATGAATTGACGATTTATGAAGGCGTTCTTTCGAAAATATCAAGATCATATCCCTACAATCAAATCCAAACAATCACTGTGAGTCAAAGCATGTTTGGACGTTTGCTCAATTTCGGAACAATTGTACTGACAATTCCGACACTATCCCAAGATCTCGTGCTAAATGAAATACCTAAACCACATCTCTTCGCTGAACAAATTAAAAACTACTTGCCCAAATCAGACCAATCTGCTTTATTTTTACGAAGAAAGTAACCATCTTATCACCCCATCTCGGGATAATGGCATTTCTTGAATTTCTTGCCCGACCCACACCAGCAGGGATCATTTCTTCCCAGTGTTTTCTTTTTGGGTGCATTCAACGAGACAGCTTTCTGAGCTGGCTGCTGTGTCGGTTGCTGAGCCGGTTCTTTTTGCTTACCTGAGAAAGGATCAACTGCTGACGCCGCCTGAAACTGCATCGGCTGTTTTTGTTGCTGCTTTTCTTTGATTTCTTCCGCCTGTTTCGGTTCCTGAATCTCGACCCGCATGATGCGGCGGATAGATTCGTAATTGATATCAGACAGAAGTTTTTCGAACATCATAAACGCCTCATTTTTATATTCAACCAACGGATCCATCTGCGCAAATCCGCGTAAGTTTATCCCTTGTCTGAGATCGTCAATAGCGGTAAGGTGTTGAGTCCAATATTGATCAATAGTCGAAAGAAACAATGACCGTACGACCTGATTCCACATTTGTTCCCCCAACTTCTCCGCACGCGACGCATAATGTTTCCGTGCCTGCTTTGTCAAATATTCCTGAAAAGCCTCTTCATCATTATCCTCAAGGATCTTGTTCAGTTGTTCTTTTTTGATATCCAGAAGGACATCGACATCTTTTTCAAACTGCTCACGTATTTCATCCTGAGTTTCTTTCAACGCAAAAAAATTCGCACCCATCATCGCAATCTGTTCATCGATCACACGATACACAGTTTCCTGAAATGCCTTCGGGTCGGTCTCAGGATAATTTAAGAGTTTTCTTCTCAGCGAATAAATAATATCGCGTTGTCTGTTCAGAACATCGTCATACTCCACCAGATGTTTTCGGATGTCAAAGTTGAAACCTTCAACCTTGACCTGGGCCTGCTCGATCGCACGGGAAACCATACCGTGTGAAAGCGGCTGATCTTCCGGGAAATTGAGCATAGTCATCATATTTGCTATCTGTTCACCGCCGAAAATGCGCATCACATCATCTTCAAGTGAGACATAAAATCGTGTCTCTCCGTGATCGCCCTGACGTCCTGAGCGTCCTCTGAGCTGATTGTCTATACGGCGTGATTCATGTCTTTCTGTACCGATCACATACAGACCGCCGAGCTTGATGATATCTGCATGTTCCTTTTCCCATGCTTCATACGCCTTCTTGTACTCCGCTTCCGATTTGAAACTGCCCCGTTCGACTCCCCCTCCCAGGACGATATCGACTCCACGGCCGGCCATATTCGTAGCCACAGTCACGGCATGTTTTTTTCCGGCCTGAGCGATAATATGTGCTTCACGTTCATGATTTTTTGCATTCAAAAGTTCATGCGGAATACCTTTCTGCTTCAGAAGTCTCGAAAGGTGTTCGTTTTTATCAATGGAGGTCGTGCCTACCAAAACAGGTCGTCCTTTTTTGTACTGCTCAGCTATATCATCCACAACGGCATTGTATTTCCCCCGCATTGTTTTGAAAATCAGATCCGGATGATCGACACGGGCCATATCGCGGTGAGTCGGAATGACCAAGACGTCAGCGTTGTATATTTTATTGAATTCCTCAGCTTCGGTCGATGCGGTACCTGTCATGCCTGCCAGCTTTTCATACATTCTGAAGTAATTCTGAAGCGAAACCGTAGCCAGAGTTTTTGATTCCTGTTTGATCTGTACGCCTTCTTTCGCCTCTATTGCCTGATGCAGTCCTTCGGAAAACCTTCTTCCTTCAAGTAGCCGTCCCGTAAATTCATCAACGATGATGACTTCTCCGTTCCGAACGATGTAATCTTTATCTAGCTGAAACAAAGTTTGTGCTTTCAGTGATGCTTCAATATAAGAAAGTGTGTCGAAATCCTTCTCATAAATATTGTCAACACCCAGGATTTTTTCAACCTTTTCAATCCCCTTCTCAGTCAGATGTGCGGTTCTCAGTTTTTCATCAATCACAAAATCCATTTCCGGTGAAAGCTGTTTGACGATTTTTGAATAGTCATAATATTTAGAAGTATCCTGGTCGTATGGTGCTGAAATAATATGAGGAGTTCGTGCCTCATCAATAAGTACTGAATCCGCTTCATCGACAATCGCAAAATGAAAGCCCCGCTGGACAAGCTGTGCCGGACTTTGAGCCATGTTGTCCCGGAGATAATCAAATCCGAATTCCGAATTGATACCATAGGTGATATCAGCCTCATATGCCGCTTTTCGTGAGATAGGACGAAGATGCGCCAAACGTTTATCGGCTATATCTTTTTCCGTATATTCCGGATCGTACTGAAGTGACTGTCCCGAAATCATTGCTGAAGTCGTCAAGCCGAGGAAGTGAAATACCTGGCCCATCCATCCGGCATCGCGTCTGGCAAGATAATCGTTTACGGTGACAAGATGTGCCCCTTTGCCTTCAAGTGCATTGAGATACAAAGCGGCTGTTGCTGTCAACGTTTTCCCTTCTCCCGTTTTTTGCTCCACGATTTTTCCTTCATGCATCGCAATCCCTCCGATGAGCTGGACATCATAATGCCGTTGTCCGAGTGTCCTTCTGGCAGCTTCGCGTACGAGCGCAAATGACCAGGGAAGAATATCATCTAGCGTTTTTCCTGACTGAAGTTCTTTTTTGAGTTTTTCCGTTTCGTTTCTGAAGTCATCATCTTTTAGACCGCGTGCCTTATCCTCCAGAGCATTGATTTCATTTACAATTGCGCTAATTCTGTTTATTTCTTTCTGGTTAAAGTCAAAAAAGTTTTTGATGAAGGACAACATATGAATACAATTCTAAAACACAAATAATAATTTACAAGCTAAAAGAAGAGAAAAAAGGTATTATTGCAGGAAATACTCGTTCGGTATCACAAGCAGCCGTTCAGCGGTAAAACGGGTCTGACTGGTATTTTCAGGATTTCCTTTTACGACTACATGCACTGAGTCGCCTTCTTTCAACTTTGAAAAACCGATTTTTTCTGTTTCTAATGTCTTGATATTGAGCATTTTCTGACTGGTCTTGGATTCAACATCCAGGACATAGTCAGTCTTATCAACGGTCAAAACATTGACCGTAAAATCTTCTGATGTTACGTTTGTTATCTTGCCTGATATGACAAGATACTGTTGATCACGATAAACCGCATTTGCCGTGATTGAGTCTCCGATTTCGGGTCCCGTCACGAAAAGATAATCTCCTTTTTCGATATCATCCTGCTCCAGATCCGTCGTTTTGTTCCGGCGATATCATAAAAGTCAGTCAAGGTATCGTCAATAGATATGCTTATTTGTTTGCCGTCAGAATCAGTGAGAGTCCAGTCGTTGTTATCAATTTCAGCTACTATTCCGGATACGGCTTTTTCCGTTTCTTTCAGCTGCTCCACCTTTTCAGCAACTTTTTCCTTAAGTTTATCCACTTCCTCGGTCAGACTTCCTGAGGGAGTTGATGTCGGGGATTGAGAAAAAACAGGAACTGCAACAACGGTAAAAATAAGCAAAGTTAATGCTGTTACCGAATATTTCATATTATTCATCTTTGAGATAATAAATTCGTAACGTTTGTTCCTGCGGAGTACTGCTTCCTGAGTAAACACTGATCTGTATTACGTTTTCACCCAAAGCAAGAGGCATCTCAACTGAAAAATCTCCTTTTTCATTTTTCAAAATTTCTTCAGCTACCTGTGACTGGAAAACAATAAGACCATTGAGAGGAGCTTTTCCGGAAATCGTGACGGTGTCTTCATTGACAACGGCACCCGGCTCAGGTGAAGAAACTACAAGCTGTGCTTGTGAAGTGCTTGCCGTGACAGGCTGAGTTATGACCTTTTTATCATCAGATTCTATAGGAATTACTTTAGCTTCATCACTGTTGTTTGTCTGAAAAAGCACAAACAACCCTGCACCAGCACCCAATAAAATACCGAACACAATAGCAACAATGGTTTCCTGTTTCATATGTTAATTATAAATCAGTTCTCTCAAAATTGTAGGAATGGTTTCAATAAGATCTGCTACATTGTACCAAAGTCCTTTCGAAGACATAAGTTTGTCTGCAGCTTTCTTCTCCAGAAAAGACGCTATCAGGGCTGATGTGACGGGATCATTTTTAGCATACAACGAAACGATAAGACCTGCCAGTACATCACCGGTACCTCCTTTTGTCAG is a window of Candidatus Roizmanbacteria bacterium DNA encoding:
- a CDS encoding ABC transporter ATP-binding protein translates to MDVLKVQNLTKQFGKFKAVDSISFTLKKGEILGLLGPNGAGKTTTIQMLLGVLSPSSGMISYFGRDFDSNREEILEKVNFSSTYTNLPWNLTVRENLTYTSYLYNLPNRKEQLSKIVEAFRLQKLLNQTLTELSAGQLTRVNLAKAFVNNPTVLLLDEPTSSLDPEVAKMVREFILAERSKNELSIVFTSHNMSEVEEVCDRILFINNGIIVADDTPENLMKSLDTVRVRLVMDKTCLAALMSFGNQYHASIQNKDRDFVVELKESQVPDLLSYLANHKMKYYEISIDKPDLEDYFLYIAGQNKNRDL
- a CDS encoding glycosyltransferase; protein product: MPYLIIIPVHEVSKEIKLMNPTISIIIPALNEEVYLPKLLRNLADQTSKDFEVIVVDAHSEDKTREKAERFSDQINIQIIEADKRHLAYQRNFGAQQAKGDYLLFLDSDMKLDSNFIQDLINNIHDSEFLLYLPLHLPHDGTPPDEVLFRVISSFVEMSHLSQKPFTYGPGAVFQRHFFTSLGGYDEGVFVYEDHEIVQRAKKRGVSAKLLPQTKIYFSFRRFKKEGRMTVMSKYLIATIHLLTKGKVDKEIFTYEMGGSAKYLIDRQADSNLIKEVKKYFSKLKEVLEEP
- a CDS encoding ABC transporter permease — its product is MKIHRIYAILLRNLYLFRRSYDRLADSFYWITLDLLTWGITGVYFQSFSPDSQNIVFMLISGVVLWNLVYRTQSDINVSLLEELWNKNLINLFVSPLKFSEFISGLVILGVVKAMISLMFGTLLAWLFFHISILSYSIHLIFFFLSLVLTGIWVGFMISSVILRFGTRIQTLAWTFVWIVSPFSAIYYPLETLPQWAQFISRALPTSYVFEQGRNLLLHGQVNYLMIAISFVLNAVYIVGAFFFLKSSFRKVLDKGLVKVY
- the glmS gene encoding glutamine--fructose-6-phosphate transaminase (isomerizing) — protein: MCGIFGYIGDKKNAGELILNGLKSLEYRGYDSWGVAVKKGNNDLYIEKHTGKIGDASLPELSTMIGIGHTRWATHGGVQKANAHPHISCDKEIVIVHNGIVENFTELKRDLLKKGHIFKSETDSEVLAHQLEELLKSESDLQSAVYTLKAMIRGMNAVIAFFPKKGTFYIFKNGSPIVIGKGKNEYFIASDASAIIPHTKEVYFVEDGETICLKKDEITLFGIHGKTKKIKYMKLSYDAEAVTRGKFDHFMLKEIYEQPTVVTNIASSQTGAIKEVAKRIRKAYGTYLVGCGTASYACLAGTYLFSKIAKRHINFSIGSEFSYLLDFLKDTSLVIALSQSGETIDIIDSVQKAKKKKAELVALTNVLGSTLYRMADYSMLLSAGPEKAVASTKAYTAKIAFLYLIAHELEGSLQHGILNIQKAVNEIDGLLDRKNRIKKLTGQIKNHDHIFILGRGVSYAAALESALKIKEVSYVHAEGFAAGELKHGVIALIEKGTPVILFNPEDETYEDSLSAAHEVKARGAFVIGVSSKKSDVYDEFIEVKNCEDATIIPNVVIAQLMGYYLAIAKGFDPDMPRNLAKSVTVK
- a CDS encoding PH domain-containing protein, whose translation is MESKSTTSQIVRKSFTLMVIRLVIFELILESIYIAWRFGIDGFPISPEMKISLHSYTTVVFIIVTISQIIILLRIVLQWMNESYELKNNELTIYEGVLSKISRSYPYNQIQTITVSQSMFGRLLNFGTIVLTIPTLSQDLVLNEIPKPHLFAEQIKNYLPKSDQSALFLRRK
- a CDS encoding adenylosuccinate synthetase, whose product is MSHPIEAFQTMINERNPRFFDPVSFVQKDIDRIYNQEQVTVGMPMGAEVMLNALAREHTVAIVGAQLGDEGKGRIVDNKLEQILSIPGMQMAYVVRFQGGSNAGHTVYTPDGVKIPLHQVPSSINEDRAVGIMDSGMVVHMEDLKTEIEDGEAIVGDLRNRLYLSEEAKLVTDLERAEEVVNRFKSSGKSGGGTGRGISPTYANDLSRLGTHVKDLMADNWREVYGARYDRYAKEFAVHNYDIATMQVPDLRETRDQKKAVTRNLGTMDEFLDRLESVRNWYIERDASQPDKPSMIQNTFIMHQEMYNNLNAGVLFEGAQAVGLHHSIGRLPDVTSSDTSINGIAAGTKLWKAQDVREKIGVMKLTYMSSVGSVHMATDLMLPRGAVEDPTKLTDPQKYGLWVREEAHEYGTTTGRPRDICLLDLELMRYNIRMGGIEMLAGTHLDIAWEDMPIKVCTHYVDSTGQRVPYQPGVEHQENLTPVYVDLPGWDGAATQAARTFDELPDNAKKFLAFVQAQTSTPITAVTNGPHRDQLVDIPRWEIPPKQFRSADRTL